The genomic window GCTGACCTAGTTGCCGCGCGGCCGAGTTGTACGCGGCCTCGCAATCGGAACCCATGGATGCCAGGTCCCATTCGACCGGGCCGAGGGTGACCAGCTCGAAGTCGCCGTACAGTTCGCCGCCCGTGGTGGCGAGGATGTTGGCCGCGGGGGCGTCCCCATGGATCGGCTGGAGATCGATGCCGGGGAACGCCGCCTCGAATGCCGCGCGCGAGCGGACGACAGGTTCCAGGAGTGCCCATTCCCGCCGCGCGCGGTCGAGGTCAGCCGGGTCGATGAGGTCCGGACGCCTGTCGAGGTCGGCCAGTCCCGCTGTGATCATCTCCGGTTCGGCAGCAGACAGGAACGACAGCTGGCCCGGGTAGCCGCGCAGCGCGGCATGCAGGTCGGCGGTCAAGCGAGAGTTGTGCGCGTAGTCGGGCTCGACGTTCTTGTCCTGCTCGACGAACTGCCAGAACGTCATCGAGAAGCCGTTGCGCTGCACCGGCTCCCTCGGCACCAGCGGACTCGGCGCAATCACCGGAACTCCCTGCTCCGCAAGCCACGCCACCACATCGAGCTCGACCCGCTGTCGCGCTGCCTGAGCATCGAGGTCGAGATACGACGGCAGCACGGTGGGCACCCGCACCACCACCGGCGCCGGAGCGAGATGCACGACGACGGAGAACACGTCGTACAGCACAGTCGCGTCGTTCACCGTGAGCCCGCGATCACGCCCAGCCGCCACGGCTGCCTCGAACGCCCGCGCTGTGCGAGCGGCGAGGTGATCAGGCGTCACGGCTGCTGGCATGACGGCGATAGTGCCAGCCCAGCCGCACCAGGGCCACGCATTTAACGATCAACGCAGGCTCGTCTGTGCCACGCGCCGAAACTCTGTGCAGCCCGGCTGGCCTACCGAACCGAACCGACCCGACCGAATCGCGTCAGCGACGGGCCGTGCGCAGCTCGCGGGGCAAGGCGAAGACCAAAGTCTCGTTTGCGGTGGTTACCGGCTGGACGTCGGCGTAGCCGTGCTCTTCGAGCATGTCCAGGACGCCGCGGACCAGGATCTCCGGCACGGACGCACCCGAGGTGATGCCGATGGTGCGGACGCCGTCGAGCCAGGCGGGATCCACTTCGCGGGCGTAGTCGACCAGGTAGGAGGCTTTGGCGCCGGCGTTGAGGGCGACCTCGACCAGGCGTACCGAGTTCGAGGAGTTGCGCGAGCCGACGACGATCACCAGATCGCATTCGGGTGCCATCGCCTTGACCGCGACCTGACGGTTCTGGGTGGCGTAGCAGATGTCGTCGCTCGGCGGGTCCTGCAGGGCGGGGAAGCGCTCGCGCAGGCGCTGGACCGTCTCCATCGTCTCGTCGACGCTGAGCGTGGTCTGTGAGAGCCAAATCACCTTCGACTCGTCGCGAACGGTGACCTTGTCGACCGAGGCTGGGCCGTCCACCAGCTGCACGTGCTCGGGCGCCTCGCCCGCCGTGCCCTCGACTTCCTCGTGGCCTTCGTGGCCGATGAGCAGGATGTCGTAGTCGTCGCGGGCGAAGCGTTTGGCCTCCTGGTGCACCTTCGTCACCAGCGGGCAGGTCGCGTCGATGGTGTGCAGGTTGCGCGCGGCGGCGGACTCGTGCACCGCAGGTGAGACACCGTGCGCGGAGAACACGACGACCGAGCCCTCGGGCACCTCATCGGTCTCGTCGACGAAGATGACGCCCTGCTCACGCAGGGTTTCCACGACGTGGCGGTTGTGCACGATCTCCTTGCGCACGTAGATCGGCGCACCGTGCTTTTCGAGGGTCTTCTCGACGGTTTCCACCGCCCGGTCCACGCCGGCGCAGTACCCCCGCGGCTCGGCGAGCAGCACCCGCTTGCCGCCGACGGGATCGGCGGTTCCGGCACCCGCTGAGCGGGCGATTCCGACGTTCAAGGGTATGGCCGAGGACATGCCGACAGCTTACGTGCGTCGGCCGACCAACCGCTGTC from Nocardia iowensis includes these protein-coding regions:
- a CDS encoding phosphotransferase, which translates into the protein MPAAVTPDHLAARTARAFEAAVAAGRDRGLTVNDATVLYDVFSVVVHLAPAPVVVRVPTVLPSYLDLDAQAARQRVELDVVAWLAEQGVPVIAPSPLVPREPVQRNGFSMTFWQFVEQDKNVEPDYAHNSRLTADLHAALRGYPGQLSFLSAAEPEMITAGLADLDRRPDLIDPADLDRARREWALLEPVVRSRAAFEAAFPGIDLQPIHGDAPAANILATTGGELYGDFELVTLGPVEWDLASMGSDCEAAYNSAARQLGQRQLDERVLRFVDAVGMCRVVACLALVPQLPMLAEALKPSIEHWRSTPFAVDLGN
- a CDS encoding 4-hydroxy-3-methylbut-2-enyl diphosphate reductase, giving the protein MSSAIPLNVGIARSAGAGTADPVGGKRVLLAEPRGYCAGVDRAVETVEKTLEKHGAPIYVRKEIVHNRHVVETLREQGVIFVDETDEVPEGSVVVFSAHGVSPAVHESAAARNLHTIDATCPLVTKVHQEAKRFARDDYDILLIGHEGHEEVEGTAGEAPEHVQLVDGPASVDKVTVRDESKVIWLSQTTLSVDETMETVQRLRERFPALQDPPSDDICYATQNRQVAVKAMAPECDLVIVVGSRNSSNSVRLVEVALNAGAKASYLVDYAREVDPAWLDGVRTIGITSGASVPEILVRGVLDMLEEHGYADVQPVTTANETLVFALPRELRTARR